Proteins encoded together in one Planctopirus ephydatiae window:
- a CDS encoding PSD1 and planctomycete cytochrome C domain-containing protein: MLTLRELRLIEPGMTGNSSRGRRFVQCAVLLLPMLVAHAIPAVVQADDTADPAQVAFFENRVRPLLVEHCLDCHGPKKQEGDVRLDSITSSRAKISSGHVILPGKSAESRLFKVIEYRDDDIQMPPKGKLPEAAIADLKRWIDAGAVWPKSEQDGAPSGDNLRDPQVAREKHWAFQPLNESPPPSVKNRSKVKTPVDQYIVHKLEGVGLDLSSAADKAKWIRRVTFDLHGLPPTFAEVQAFMADRSPSAEETVINRLLDSPRYGERWGRHWLDVARYADTKGYVFTDEHRYPYAYTYRDWVIQAFNSDMPYNEFVKYQLAADQVDAGPDKMHLAALGFLTTGRRYLNNTHDIIDDRIDVTMRGFLGMTVQCARCHDHKFDPVSIDEYYGFYGIFQASYEPEELPEIGKPGDSQAYKEFLEELAKREKVVDEAEQKYFEKVQHSMRHRVGEILQLLIKQSSPARDDAQMKIEGEEPQPRMVNQWRDWLNNHRDKNQLVFGVWYDTFGLKASEFSSKLDELITKAKASGEGSKPVHPLLLKKLEEKKPVNLYDLARLYGELFREIDGAWQEYLKQNPDSKAFVEGSQEQLREVLYGDVSPTKWTINEARQAFDRAMNDDLRAKRRKVEELKVTSPGAPPRAMVLLDREKIGGQRVFQRGNPGRQGNEVQRQFLKVLNPTGAPFKRGSGRQELAEAITGSAQHLAARVMVNRVWQQHFGNGLVRTASDFGIRGEPPSHPELLDYLAREFIRSGWSVKKLHRLILKSAVYRQASTPTEKSLTVDPENRLLSYMPRQRLSLEAMRDSMLYVSQTLDESRGGRPFGSLTDPKEHRRTVYALINRNDLPGTFRAFDFADPDASAPARPQTTVPQQALFFLNSEFVADQTRLLAASIKVPVNDGDKAVTELYKRVLSRVPTPEEKKLAVEFVMTGPTGKAAENGEKKDQHLTPWQQLAQVLLMTNEYLFVD; the protein is encoded by the coding sequence ATGCTGACACTCCGAGAGCTTCGTCTGATCGAACCAGGCATGACTGGAAACAGTTCCAGGGGTCGCCGTTTCGTGCAGTGCGCGGTCCTGCTCCTCCCGATGCTCGTTGCTCATGCGATACCTGCCGTCGTTCAAGCCGATGATACGGCTGACCCCGCTCAAGTGGCGTTCTTTGAAAACCGCGTTCGTCCGCTCCTGGTCGAGCATTGCCTCGATTGTCACGGCCCCAAAAAACAGGAAGGCGATGTCCGCCTCGATTCAATTACTTCATCGCGTGCCAAAATTTCTTCGGGCCATGTGATCCTCCCCGGTAAGAGTGCTGAGAGCCGACTCTTCAAGGTGATCGAATACCGCGATGATGACATTCAGATGCCTCCGAAAGGGAAGTTACCCGAAGCTGCGATTGCCGACTTGAAGCGCTGGATTGATGCGGGTGCTGTCTGGCCGAAATCGGAACAGGATGGGGCGCCCTCTGGCGATAATCTCCGCGATCCTCAAGTGGCTCGTGAGAAGCACTGGGCATTTCAACCACTCAATGAATCCCCTCCTCCCTCAGTAAAAAATCGTTCCAAGGTCAAAACACCTGTGGACCAGTACATTGTCCATAAACTGGAGGGAGTGGGCCTCGATCTATCGTCCGCTGCAGATAAAGCGAAATGGATTCGTCGAGTCACCTTTGATCTGCATGGACTGCCACCGACTTTTGCGGAAGTTCAGGCCTTCATGGCAGATCGTTCGCCGAGTGCTGAAGAGACGGTCATCAATCGATTACTCGATTCTCCACGTTATGGCGAGCGGTGGGGTCGCCACTGGCTGGATGTGGCTCGATATGCCGACACCAAAGGGTATGTTTTCACAGATGAGCATCGTTACCCTTACGCCTATACCTATCGCGACTGGGTCATTCAGGCATTCAACAGCGACATGCCTTACAACGAATTCGTTAAGTACCAGTTGGCGGCCGATCAGGTGGATGCCGGGCCAGACAAGATGCATCTGGCCGCTTTGGGCTTTCTGACGACCGGCAGGCGTTATCTCAACAATACGCATGACATTATCGATGACCGCATTGATGTGACCATGCGTGGTTTCCTGGGCATGACAGTGCAATGTGCCCGGTGCCACGATCATAAGTTCGACCCGGTCTCGATCGATGAGTACTACGGATTTTATGGCATTTTTCAGGCCTCTTATGAGCCGGAAGAGCTTCCCGAGATTGGCAAGCCAGGTGATTCGCAGGCTTATAAGGAGTTTCTCGAAGAACTGGCAAAACGGGAAAAAGTTGTCGATGAAGCCGAGCAGAAGTACTTTGAGAAAGTCCAGCACTCGATGAGGCATCGAGTGGGAGAGATCCTGCAATTGCTGATCAAGCAGTCATCCCCTGCACGTGATGACGCTCAGATGAAGATTGAAGGCGAGGAACCGCAGCCACGCATGGTGAATCAGTGGCGCGACTGGTTGAACAATCATCGTGACAAGAATCAACTGGTGTTCGGTGTCTGGTACGACACCTTCGGGCTCAAGGCCAGCGAGTTTTCTTCTAAGCTGGATGAACTGATCACAAAGGCGAAAGCCTCGGGTGAAGGAAGCAAGCCAGTTCATCCACTACTGCTCAAAAAACTCGAAGAGAAGAAGCCGGTCAACTTATACGATCTGGCTCGCCTTTATGGCGAATTGTTCCGTGAGATTGACGGTGCCTGGCAGGAATACCTCAAGCAGAATCCTGATTCCAAAGCCTTTGTGGAAGGGTCTCAAGAGCAATTGCGGGAGGTGCTCTATGGAGATGTTTCACCGACAAAGTGGACAATTAACGAGGCTCGACAGGCTTTTGATCGTGCGATGAACGACGACCTGCGGGCCAAACGTCGCAAGGTGGAAGAGCTTAAGGTCACGTCCCCCGGTGCTCCGCCAAGAGCGATGGTGTTGCTGGATCGCGAGAAAATCGGTGGCCAGCGTGTCTTCCAGCGAGGTAATCCGGGCCGACAGGGAAATGAAGTTCAGCGACAGTTCCTGAAGGTTTTGAATCCTACGGGGGCACCGTTCAAAAGAGGGAGCGGACGCCAGGAATTGGCAGAAGCGATCACCGGTTCTGCTCAGCATCTCGCTGCTCGAGTGATGGTGAACCGTGTCTGGCAGCAGCATTTTGGTAATGGATTGGTGCGCACAGCGAGTGATTTCGGAATTCGCGGCGAACCCCCTTCCCATCCGGAATTGCTCGATTATCTGGCCCGCGAGTTTATTCGTTCGGGATGGTCAGTGAAGAAACTGCATCGTCTGATTCTGAAGTCGGCGGTTTATCGTCAGGCAAGTACGCCTACAGAAAAGTCGCTGACGGTTGATCCCGAGAATCGACTGCTCAGTTACATGCCCCGGCAAAGACTGAGTCTGGAGGCTATGCGCGACTCGATGCTCTATGTTTCGCAAACCTTGGATGAATCTCGTGGAGGGCGACCATTTGGCAGCCTGACAGACCCCAAAGAGCATCGAAGAACGGTCTATGCACTGATTAATCGCAATGATCTACCGGGGACATTCCGGGCTTTTGATTTTGCCGATCCTGATGCCAGTGCTCCCGCTCGCCCGCAAACGACGGTTCCTCAGCAGGCGTTATTCTTCCTGAATTCCGAATTTGTAGCCGATCAGACCCGATTGCTGGCCGCATCGATCAAGGTCCCCGTCAACGATGGAGATAAAGCCGTAACCGAGCTTTACAAGCGGGTTCTCAGCCGGGTACCCACACCTGAAGAAAAGAAACTGGCCGTTGAGTTTGTGATGACAGGTCCCACTGGAAAAGCTGCTGAAAACGGAGAGAAAAAAGATCAGCATCTCACGCCATGGCAGCAATTGGCTCAGGTACTGCTGATGACCAACGAGTACTTGTTTGTCGATTGA
- the dtd gene encoding D-aminoacyl-tRNA deacylase — MRAVVQRVTEARVNVAGKIVGEIGRGLMVLIGVSTHDTEVDAAWLADKLASLRIFEDDDGKMNLACAEIGGSILAVSQFTLLGDARQGRRPSFTIAARPELAEPLYELVVSILRDRGLNVQTGQFRTEMKVELINDGPVTMLLDSQKLF; from the coding sequence ATGAGAGCAGTCGTTCAACGAGTGACAGAAGCCCGGGTCAACGTGGCGGGCAAGATCGTGGGCGAGATTGGCCGAGGTCTGATGGTTCTCATTGGCGTCAGCACTCATGACACAGAGGTCGATGCAGCATGGCTGGCAGACAAGCTGGCCAGCCTCCGTATCTTTGAAGACGACGACGGGAAAATGAATCTCGCGTGTGCTGAAATCGGGGGGAGCATTCTGGCTGTCTCTCAATTCACGCTTCTGGGCGATGCTCGTCAGGGTCGGCGTCCCAGTTTTACTATAGCGGCAAGACCAGAACTGGCCGAGCCACTTTACGAGCTGGTCGTCTCCATACTTCGCGATCGGGGGCTCAACGTACAGACAGGTCAGTTCCGCACGGAAATGAAAGTTGAACTGATCAACGATGGGCCAGTCACCATGCTTCTCGACAGCCAGAAACTTTTTTAA
- the hisD gene encoding histidinol dehydrogenase translates to MTAGPGADWLPVYEYGMESAEQALLTLRNKLSPRGDIVSDAGRARTIELFGAPLSPREVATRILSEIKEQGREALLKYARLLDKPDLQDDDLHVPQTEIEAAHAAVDRQFLSTIRRIRENVSEFQSRILHEDVRLVRQDGLARVELTQRYLPLKRVGICVPGGAAAYPSTILMTAIPAQAAGVQELAVVTPPTKFGAYNTHVLATCAELGITEVYRVGGAQAVAALAYGVEGIPRVDKIVGPGNMFVALAKQLVYGDVDIDSIAGPSEVVVIADDSATASFVASDLLSQAEHSPGSSILITWHRPLIEEVQAEIHRQLADLPRSELASSSLRDFGAIVLVDSLETACQLTDELAPEHLHLSTNSPDQLLERIQNAGAIFCGHYTPVALGDYFAGPSHVLPTGGTARFANGLCSNDFLKRSSVIRFNRDALDDAAQDVRTIATVEGLTAHSQSVDIRLKDD, encoded by the coding sequence ATGACCGCTGGCCCTGGCGCCGATTGGCTTCCCGTTTATGAATATGGTATGGAGTCAGCAGAACAGGCTTTACTGACTCTCCGAAACAAATTGAGCCCGCGTGGAGATATTGTCTCTGATGCTGGTCGTGCTAGAACCATCGAACTCTTCGGTGCACCCCTTTCTCCTCGTGAAGTGGCAACTCGGATTCTCTCTGAAATCAAAGAGCAGGGGAGAGAAGCTCTGCTGAAGTATGCCCGCTTACTCGATAAGCCGGATCTTCAAGACGACGATCTGCATGTTCCTCAAACAGAAATTGAAGCAGCTCACGCTGCGGTCGATCGACAATTCCTGTCCACGATTCGCCGCATTCGCGAAAATGTTTCTGAGTTCCAGTCGCGGATTCTCCACGAAGATGTCCGTCTCGTCAGACAGGACGGCCTGGCCCGGGTAGAGCTGACTCAGAGATATCTGCCACTCAAAAGGGTTGGCATCTGCGTTCCTGGCGGTGCAGCAGCTTATCCCTCGACAATTCTCATGACGGCTATCCCTGCCCAGGCCGCAGGAGTTCAAGAACTGGCAGTCGTGACGCCTCCCACGAAATTTGGTGCTTACAATACCCACGTTCTGGCCACCTGCGCTGAACTGGGAATCACAGAAGTTTATCGTGTGGGAGGAGCACAGGCGGTCGCTGCACTGGCTTACGGCGTCGAAGGGATTCCCCGGGTCGATAAAATCGTAGGCCCGGGCAATATGTTCGTCGCACTGGCCAAACAACTTGTTTATGGCGATGTCGATATCGACAGCATTGCGGGCCCCAGTGAAGTTGTGGTGATTGCCGATGATTCCGCCACAGCCAGCTTTGTTGCCAGTGATCTGCTCTCTCAGGCCGAACACAGCCCCGGATCGAGCATTCTGATCACCTGGCATCGCCCGCTGATCGAAGAAGTCCAAGCGGAAATTCATCGCCAGCTTGCTGATCTGCCCAGGTCTGAACTGGCCTCATCGAGCCTGCGAGATTTTGGTGCGATTGTTCTGGTCGATTCGCTCGAAACGGCCTGCCAGTTGACTGATGAACTTGCTCCCGAACACCTTCATCTTTCGACAAATTCCCCTGACCAGTTACTGGAGCGGATTCAAAATGCCGGCGCTATTTTTTGCGGGCATTACACTCCCGTGGCTCTAGGAGATTACTTTGCCGGGCCATCGCATGTTCTACCAACAGGCGGAACGGCCCGATTCGCAAATGGGCTCTGTTCGAATGACTTCCTCAAGCGATCTTCTGTGATTCGCTTCAATCGTGACGCACTCGATGATGCTGCACAGGATGTTCGCACAATCGCCACTGTTGAAGGACTGACAGCTCATAGTCAAAGTGTCGACATTCGCTTGAAAGACGATTAA
- a CDS encoding serine hydrolase domain-containing protein codes for MSADDLKDWPHLLKAFDEGVATGLHRGLQIYISQHGQPLLETALGEAEPGLPLTSEHRMLWLSSGKPLLVLIFARIWERGLVGIDEPICHWIEEFSTHGKETITFRHVLTHTGGFRVLDLGWETKSWPDVIELICRTSLEANWVVGVTAGYHTISSWFILAEALSRATGLSVRDLFDQELRYPLDLPELSIGLSEEWYFENQSSVAPMYARIKGELQLLDWHQPPRAICISPGSNTRGRAKDLGAVYEMILNEGEAADGSRYLHPTTIAALTARHRVGQFDLTLQHVVDFGLGFIINSQAYGPETVPYSYGLWTSPRTFGHGGSQSSIGFCDPESGIVVTWATNGMPGEGWHQRRNRALQHAIGLDLFERFPQLNTGAST; via the coding sequence GTGTCTGCCGACGATTTGAAAGACTGGCCCCACCTGCTCAAAGCCTTCGACGAGGGTGTGGCGACCGGACTGCATCGTGGCCTGCAGATTTACATCTCACAACATGGCCAGCCTCTCCTGGAAACAGCACTGGGAGAAGCCGAACCGGGCCTGCCACTCACCTCAGAACACCGGATGCTCTGGCTTTCTTCAGGTAAGCCGCTGCTCGTTTTGATCTTTGCCAGAATCTGGGAACGTGGCCTGGTGGGAATCGATGAACCGATTTGCCACTGGATTGAAGAATTCAGTACTCACGGAAAAGAAACAATCACCTTCCGACATGTTTTAACTCATACCGGCGGCTTTCGAGTTCTCGACCTGGGCTGGGAAACAAAGTCGTGGCCAGACGTGATCGAGTTAATCTGCCGGACATCGCTCGAAGCCAACTGGGTTGTCGGTGTCACGGCTGGATATCACACCATCAGCAGCTGGTTCATCCTGGCTGAAGCACTCTCGCGGGCAACAGGGCTTTCTGTACGGGATTTGTTCGATCAGGAACTTCGCTATCCCCTCGACTTGCCAGAATTATCCATCGGCTTATCCGAGGAATGGTACTTCGAGAACCAGTCGTCCGTCGCACCGATGTATGCTCGCATCAAAGGGGAATTGCAACTTCTCGATTGGCATCAACCCCCGAGAGCGATCTGCATTTCGCCGGGGAGTAACACCCGTGGGCGAGCAAAGGATCTGGGTGCCGTCTATGAAATGATTCTTAATGAGGGGGAGGCGGCTGATGGTTCACGTTACCTCCACCCGACAACGATTGCCGCTCTGACAGCCAGGCATCGAGTGGGCCAGTTTGATTTGACGCTTCAGCATGTGGTCGATTTCGGACTGGGTTTCATCATCAACTCGCAGGCCTATGGCCCTGAAACAGTACCGTATAGTTATGGACTCTGGACTTCCCCTCGAACGTTTGGTCATGGTGGTTCTCAATCATCCATTGGGTTCTGCGATCCTGAATCGGGGATTGTTGTCACCTGGGCCACGAATGGAATGCCCGGAGAAGGGTGGCATCAGCGACGAAATCGAGCACTACAGCATGCCATCGGACTCGACCTGTTTGAGAGATTTCCGCAGCTCAATACGGGAGCCAGCACTTGA
- a CDS encoding threonine aldolase family protein yields the protein MNVGRIDLRSDTVTRPTPEMRRVIAEAEVGDDMFGEDPTINRLEQRVAEMLGKEAAVYACSGIQSNQMALRAHCSSGDEILLDGSSHIFYYEQGAPAALHGVTCRLIDGEGGIFRADQLEGMIHGHDQHESITKVVCVENTTNRGGGRPWPLQAFCEVADWAHARHLAVHVDGARLFNACQAAGYSPREFCEFADTVSICFSKGLGCPMGSMLVGSRPMMARARRARKLFGGGIRQGGMMAASALYALEHNVERLKDDHAHARWLAEKIARIPQLSIDLKAVATNIVIIEIAQEWGTADRFVELLQREGVLVLAFGRQKIRLCTHLDIPGDCLPRVVEAFQTVAASSYD from the coding sequence GTGAATGTCGGAAGAATCGATTTACGCAGCGATACAGTGACACGGCCGACTCCCGAGATGCGGCGGGTGATTGCGGAAGCTGAAGTGGGCGATGATATGTTCGGCGAAGATCCGACAATCAATCGGCTCGAACAGCGTGTGGCGGAAATGCTGGGTAAGGAAGCAGCCGTTTATGCCTGTTCAGGAATTCAATCCAATCAGATGGCTTTGCGGGCACATTGCTCGAGTGGTGATGAAATCCTGCTCGATGGATCCTCACACATCTTTTATTACGAACAAGGAGCCCCTGCTGCCCTGCATGGTGTGACTTGTCGATTGATTGATGGCGAAGGGGGAATCTTTCGTGCAGATCAACTGGAAGGGATGATTCACGGCCACGATCAGCATGAATCGATTACCAAAGTTGTCTGCGTTGAGAATACGACAAATCGAGGTGGCGGCAGACCCTGGCCACTTCAGGCATTTTGTGAAGTCGCCGATTGGGCACATGCCCGTCACCTGGCAGTGCACGTCGATGGCGCGCGTTTGTTCAATGCGTGTCAGGCTGCGGGTTACAGCCCACGGGAGTTTTGCGAGTTCGCCGATACCGTCTCGATCTGTTTTTCCAAAGGATTGGGCTGCCCGATGGGTTCCATGCTTGTGGGAAGCCGGCCGATGATGGCCAGAGCCAGGCGTGCCCGTAAGCTCTTTGGTGGCGGCATTCGGCAAGGCGGGATGATGGCTGCTTCCGCTTTGTACGCCCTCGAACACAATGTTGAGCGATTGAAAGACGACCACGCACATGCACGCTGGTTAGCGGAAAAGATCGCCAGGATTCCCCAGCTCTCGATCGATCTGAAGGCTGTCGCAACGAATATTGTGATCATCGAAATTGCCCAGGAGTGGGGCACTGCTGATCGATTCGTCGAACTTTTGCAGCGGGAAGGTGTCCTTGTGCTGGCCTTTGGCCGCCAGAAAATTCGTTTGTGCACACATCTGGATATTCCCGGCGATTGTTTGCCGCGAGTCGTGGAGGCGTTTCAAACGGTGGCAGCAAGTTCATACGATTAA
- a CDS encoding NAD(P)/FAD-dependent oxidoreductase — MKGLSCDIVVLGAGVVGLSIALELRRQGLGVIVLEKSLPGQEASWAGAGMLPPGYRLDHFSSEARLRAMSHQLWNSWADQLSSETGIDIGYRRQGAVGLIPSGDSQRQLFDDYAQEGVIVEQLSKEDLRHRFGCQSSTEETGFFIPEFGQVRNPRYLRALQTAFLYAGGMIKSQTTVAQWNISTSEGIRLTTTNGEEICSDKLILATGAWTQHLLQRSSDVTNPGIRPIRGQIALLKESIPTLSTIIERGKQYVVPRGDGYVLIGSTEDDCGFDLSTQQESIQQLVEFGTRLVPSLRNAQLERSWAGLRPWNGSTTPWIDWISEAGCGAHERVLIAAGHFRHGLQMSPATAQLARQLILRQPTAISLPPITPELTLAQPS, encoded by the coding sequence TTGAAAGGATTGAGTTGTGACATCGTGGTCCTGGGTGCCGGAGTCGTGGGCTTATCGATTGCTCTCGAGCTTCGTCGCCAGGGCCTGGGCGTCATTGTTCTTGAAAAATCGCTGCCTGGACAAGAAGCGTCCTGGGCAGGAGCGGGCATGCTCCCACCAGGCTATCGACTGGATCACTTTTCCTCCGAAGCTCGACTGAGAGCCATGTCTCATCAGCTCTGGAATTCCTGGGCTGATCAACTCTCCTCGGAAACGGGGATTGATATTGGCTATCGCAGACAAGGTGCTGTGGGTCTGATACCAAGTGGGGATTCGCAGCGCCAGCTCTTTGATGATTATGCCCAGGAAGGGGTGATCGTTGAACAACTCTCGAAAGAAGATCTGAGGCATCGCTTTGGCTGCCAGTCCTCTACCGAGGAAACAGGTTTTTTCATTCCAGAGTTTGGTCAGGTACGAAATCCCAGATATCTCCGCGCGTTGCAGACAGCCTTTCTGTATGCCGGTGGCATGATCAAATCTCAGACGACCGTCGCTCAGTGGAATATCAGCACTTCTGAAGGGATTCGCTTAACCACCACAAATGGCGAAGAGATTTGCAGCGACAAACTGATTCTGGCCACAGGAGCCTGGACGCAACATCTTCTGCAGCGTTCTTCTGATGTCACAAACCCCGGCATTCGCCCCATTCGCGGACAGATTGCCTTACTCAAGGAAAGCATCCCCACGCTTTCTACGATTATTGAACGTGGCAAGCAGTACGTGGTGCCCAGGGGTGATGGCTATGTACTGATTGGTTCCACCGAAGATGACTGTGGATTTGATCTATCAACTCAGCAGGAATCGATTCAGCAACTGGTTGAATTTGGCACTCGACTTGTCCCATCTTTGCGCAATGCCCAACTGGAAAGATCCTGGGCCGGCCTGAGGCCATGGAATGGTTCCACAACCCCCTGGATCGACTGGATAAGTGAAGCAGGGTGCGGAGCCCATGAACGGGTTTTGATCGCTGCCGGACATTTTCGTCATGGCCTGCAGATGTCTCCGGCCACTGCCCAACTGGCCCGACAGTTGATCCTGCGGCAACCGACAGCCATCAGTTTACCTCCCATCACTCCGGAACTGACCTTAGCTCAGCCATCTTAG
- the fusA gene encoding elongation factor G codes for MDLSRYRNIGVSAHIDSGKTTLSERILFYSGRIHSIHEVKGKDGVGATMDHMELEREKGITITSAATQVTWKDYTVNLIDTPGHVDFTVEVERSLRVLDGAILVLCSVGGVQSQSLTVDRQMKRYKVPRIAFINKMDRTGANPEKVIGMVRDKLMVNPCPLQIPMGREAAFEGVIDLVEMRAAFFDGEDGEVVRYEEIPAQYAEKAAEARLFMLETLSMFNDDVAMAILEEQPLSAEQLRPIIRDCTLSHKIVPVMMGTAYKNKGVQELLDAVTYYLPSPLDRELSAMDNDMKPPADTSALQPGWNRVPLSSDPAKPLVCMAFKTVVEQFGQLTYTRIYQGKIIKGDSYVNTRTGKRVRFGRLVRMHANSREDIESGEAGDIVALVGVDCASGDTFCAEGTNYSLESIFVPDAVIRLSIEPVKRDGADKLGKALERFRREDPTFRVLTDEETGQTLIAGMGQLHLDIYVERIKREYGVECIVGQPRVAYRETPTKKVEFNWKHKKQTGGSGQFAHIVGYLEPLPEDSVMPYEFVNDVSGGRIPKEYIAPTDKGFQRGIVKGPLCECEVVNVRMVLQDGSYHDVDSSEMAFDICGFDCMRDTLKKADIGLLEPIMKLEVEVPEEFQGSVTGQLSSKRGVINSSDTNLGTAVISAEVPLSMMFDYANELRSMTQGKGTFTMEFSRYSMLPRNLVDEVVEKRKKEKAERLAKT; via the coding sequence ATGGATCTATCCCGTTACCGCAACATTGGTGTTTCGGCCCACATTGATTCCGGCAAAACGACGCTCTCCGAGCGTATTCTGTTTTACTCCGGCCGCATCCACTCGATTCACGAAGTGAAGGGCAAGGACGGCGTCGGCGCGACCATGGACCATATGGAACTGGAACGCGAGAAAGGGATCACGATCACTTCCGCCGCGACACAGGTCACGTGGAAGGACTACACCGTCAACCTGATCGATACCCCGGGCCACGTCGACTTCACCGTGGAAGTGGAACGCAGTTTGCGCGTGCTCGACGGAGCCATTCTTGTGCTCTGCTCGGTCGGTGGTGTCCAGAGCCAGTCGCTCACCGTTGACCGCCAGATGAAGCGTTACAAGGTGCCCCGCATCGCGTTCATCAACAAAATGGATCGTACCGGCGCCAACCCCGAGAAGGTCATCGGGATGGTTCGGGACAAACTGATGGTCAACCCCTGCCCTCTGCAGATTCCCATGGGGCGTGAAGCAGCTTTCGAAGGCGTCATCGATCTTGTCGAAATGCGCGCAGCGTTTTTCGATGGAGAAGACGGCGAAGTCGTTCGCTATGAAGAAATCCCTGCTCAATATGCTGAGAAAGCCGCTGAAGCTCGTCTGTTCATGCTCGAGACGCTCTCGATGTTCAATGATGACGTGGCCATGGCCATTCTCGAAGAGCAGCCACTCTCGGCTGAACAGCTCCGTCCGATCATTCGCGATTGCACGCTGTCACATAAGATCGTTCCTGTCATGATGGGCACGGCTTACAAGAACAAGGGTGTGCAGGAATTGCTCGACGCAGTGACATACTACCTGCCCAGCCCGCTGGATCGCGAACTGTCGGCCATGGACAACGACATGAAGCCACCTGCGGATACTTCGGCCCTTCAGCCAGGTTGGAACCGGGTACCGCTCTCGTCAGATCCTGCGAAGCCGCTCGTCTGTATGGCCTTCAAGACCGTTGTCGAGCAGTTTGGTCAGCTGACTTACACCCGTATCTATCAGGGCAAGATCATTAAGGGCGATAGCTATGTTAACACCCGTACGGGCAAGCGTGTTCGCTTTGGCCGACTGGTGCGCATGCACGCCAACAGCCGTGAAGATATTGAATCGGGTGAAGCTGGTGACATTGTAGCTCTGGTGGGTGTCGATTGTGCATCGGGGGATACGTTCTGCGCAGAAGGAACGAACTATTCGCTGGAAAGCATCTTCGTGCCTGACGCCGTGATCCGTCTCTCGATCGAGCCAGTGAAGCGCGATGGGGCAGACAAGCTCGGCAAGGCCCTGGAACGCTTCCGCCGTGAAGATCCGACCTTCCGTGTTTTGACCGACGAAGAAACCGGCCAGACGCTCATTGCCGGTATGGGTCAGTTGCACCTCGACATTTACGTGGAGCGCATCAAGCGAGAATACGGCGTCGAATGTATCGTTGGTCAGCCACGTGTGGCTTACCGCGAAACACCGACCAAGAAGGTGGAATTCAACTGGAAGCACAAGAAGCAGACCGGTGGTTCGGGTCAGTTTGCTCACATTGTGGGCTACCTCGAACCATTGCCTGAAGACAGCGTGATGCCTTATGAATTCGTGAATGACGTTTCCGGTGGTCGTATTCCGAAGGAGTATATTGCTCCAACGGATAAGGGCTTCCAGCGCGGGATCGTCAAGGGGCCACTCTGCGAGTGCGAAGTGGTGAATGTCCGTATGGTTCTGCAGGACGGCAGCTACCACGACGTCGATTCTTCGGAAATGGCGTTCGACATCTGCGGTTTCGATTGTATGCGTGATACGCTCAAGAAGGCCGATATCGGTCTGCTGGAGCCAATCATGAAGCTCGAAGTGGAAGTTCCCGAAGAATTCCAGGGTTCAGTGACAGGGCAGCTCTCCAGCAAGCGTGGTGTGATCAATTCCTCGGATACCAACCTGGGAACTGCCGTCATCAGTGCTGAAGTTCCTCTGTCCATGATGTTCGACTATGCCAACGAACTCCGTTCGATGACGCAGGGTAAGGGTACGTTCACCATGGAATTCAGCCGTTACTCCATGCTGCCACGTAACCTGGTCGACGAAGTGGTCGAAAAACGCAAGAAGGAAAAAGCCGAACGTCTGGCAAAGACGTAA